Within the Balnearium lithotrophicum genome, the region TCTGATTTTTGCTAATGTACCTGATTAATTTGTTTTGTTATTTTATTCTCCTTTTCAAGGGGAACTTTCTCTCTTTTTTATCTAAATCTAAAAATCAATGTTACTACCTGAAACTGATTGAAAAATCCTAACTAACAGAACTACAGAGAGATGTCTCTTATTTCAACTATTCTCCTTTTAAAACTGTTGTTGAAGTTCAGAAAGAAGGTGGACACCCTAAAATAAGATTTGAACTCCAACAAAAGGAGGTGTCCACCAATGAAACAATTAAAGAAATTCAAAGGAACATCCCTGCACATATCAAATACACCCTTCAAAAAAACAATCAAAAGAGGAACAAAAATAAAAACCAAACTCGACCTAACAAAAGACCCAAACGTGAGAAAAAGACTTAAATGGATTCAACACTACGAAAAACACCAAAATGCAAGACTAACCTGCAGATACTTCGGAATAAGTCCAACCACCTTCTACAAGTGGAAAAATAGATACAAAAAGTACGGTTTAGAAGGCCTCAAAGACAGAAACAAAAGACCCCACAGAGTAAGACAACCTCAGATAGAACCAGAACTTGAA harbors:
- a CDS encoding helix-turn-helix domain-containing protein — encoded protein: MKQLKKFKGTSLHISNTPFKKTIKRGTKIKTKLDLTKDPNVRKRLKWIQHYEKHQNARLTCRYFGISPTTFYKWKNRYKKYGLEGLKDRNKRPHRVRQPQIEPELE